A part of Mycolicibacterium sp. TUM20985 genomic DNA contains:
- a CDS encoding NADH:flavin oxidoreductase, whose translation MSIEGAAELFRPLTVRSMTVPNRFAMAPMTRQASPGGVPGSDVAEYYARRAAGGVGLIITEGVRLPDPAAGYPESVPTLAGDEVLAGWRSVTGAVHAAGAVIAAQLWHQGAERGDADGVAPVSPSGVNGLGESTGHALAADELAGVADDFAVAARNARDAGFDAVEVHGAHGYLLDEFLWDRTNSRTDGYGGSLAHRTRFPAEVVAAIRSAVGQDFPIIFRFSQWKGTDYDASIAGDPAELQELLAPLVDAGVDVFHPSTRRHYAAAFPEVDPALSLAGWTKKVTGTPVIAVGSVGLDTAFLSEGRRPVIAPAPPDRVIAQFEAGEFDVVAIGRALLADPAWVNRLRDDTLDRFNGYDAASALSTLR comes from the coding sequence ATGAGCATCGAAGGCGCCGCCGAGCTGTTTCGACCGCTGACCGTGCGGTCGATGACGGTCCCCAACCGGTTCGCCATGGCGCCGATGACGCGGCAGGCATCCCCGGGTGGCGTGCCGGGCTCCGACGTCGCTGAGTACTACGCCCGCAGGGCGGCGGGTGGTGTCGGCCTCATCATCACCGAGGGCGTCCGGCTACCCGATCCCGCGGCGGGGTACCCCGAGTCGGTGCCGACCCTGGCCGGCGACGAGGTACTCGCGGGATGGCGCAGCGTGACCGGTGCCGTGCACGCCGCGGGCGCCGTGATCGCCGCCCAGCTGTGGCACCAGGGCGCCGAGCGTGGCGACGCCGATGGCGTCGCGCCCGTGAGCCCCTCGGGTGTGAATGGGTTGGGGGAGTCGACGGGGCACGCGCTGGCCGCCGATGAGCTGGCCGGTGTGGCCGATGACTTCGCCGTCGCGGCCCGCAACGCGCGCGACGCCGGCTTCGACGCCGTCGAGGTCCACGGGGCTCACGGTTACCTCCTCGATGAATTCCTCTGGGACAGAACCAATTCGCGCACCGATGGCTACGGCGGTTCATTAGCCCACCGGACGCGGTTCCCCGCTGAGGTGGTGGCCGCGATCCGCTCGGCCGTCGGCCAGGACTTCCCGATCATCTTCCGGTTCTCGCAGTGGAAGGGCACCGATTACGACGCCTCCATCGCGGGCGACCCGGCCGAGCTCCAGGAGTTGTTGGCGCCCCTCGTCGACGCCGGCGTCGACGTCTTCCATCCGTCCACGCGACGGCACTACGCCGCGGCCTTCCCGGAGGTGGATCCGGCGCTCAGCCTCGCGGGCTGGACGAAGAAGGTGACCGGCACACCGGTGATCGCGGTGGGATCGGTGGGGCTGGACACCGCCTTCCTCAGTGAAGGGCGGCGTCCGGTGATCGCACCGGCACCGCCGGACCGGGTGATCGCGCAGTTCGAGGCGGGCGAGTTCGACGTCGTCGCGATCGGCCGCGCCCTGCTGGCTGACCCGGCCTGGGTGAACAGGCTGCGCGACGACACGCTCGACCGGTTCAATGGGTACGACGCGGCATCCGCGTTGAGCACATTGCGCTGA
- the trxA gene encoding thioredoxin, which yields MSTQDITTEQFNDTITDNEIVLVDFWAEWCGPCRAFAPTYAASSDKHPDVVHAKVDTEAEQGLAAAAEIQAIPTLMAFKKGHMVFRHSGMLPAKDLEEVIDQIKALDVEAAIAEQAKAEEV from the coding sequence GTGAGTACGCAGGACATCACCACCGAACAATTCAACGACACCATCACCGACAACGAGATCGTGCTCGTCGATTTCTGGGCCGAATGGTGTGGGCCGTGTCGCGCCTTCGCGCCGACCTACGCTGCGTCGTCGGACAAGCATCCCGATGTGGTGCATGCGAAGGTCGACACGGAGGCCGAACAGGGTCTGGCCGCGGCCGCGGAGATCCAGGCGATTCCCACGCTGATGGCCTTCAAGAAGGGCCACATGGTGTTTCGGCATTCCGGGATGCTGCCGGCGAAGGACCTCGAAGAGGTCATCGATCAGATCAAGGCCCTCGACGTCGAGGCCGCCATCGCGGAGCAGGCCAAAGCCGAAGAGGTCTAG